A part of Aegilops tauschii subsp. strangulata cultivar AL8/78 chromosome 2, Aet v6.0, whole genome shotgun sequence genomic DNA contains:
- the LOC109739814 gene encoding protein RETICULATA, chloroplastic isoform X1 — protein MSMAFSCASVRLHGRVGTVKCRAVLARPSGCSYPTGRRRIARGIRCQLPPQASADGSAATTSGAAVVAREAGKVAGSAEDVGAVTQPTALQEKGAEVADVSGSGGNAKFRPGGGGGGGGDSGGGGDGGDGHNEGDDEFGPILSFEQVVQEVEKQGVSLSSLPADMIEAAKSIGIQKLLLLRYLDMQASAWPLGPAIRSCGLLRNRMLVDPVFLFKIGTEIVIDTCCATFAEVQKRGDEFWSEFELYAADMLVGVVVNVALVGMLAPYARFRGGSASAGILGRVRHAYDALPSSVFEAERPGYSFSIQQRLGSYLLKGLLYGAVGFSCGLVGQGIANLIMTAKRSVKKSENDVPVPPLLKTSALWGVFLGVSSNTRYQVINGLERLVEASPLGKRVPAASLAFTVSVRFANNVYGGMQFVDWARMSGCQ, from the exons ATGAGCATGGCCTTCTCGTGCGCGAGCGTTCGCCTGCACGGCCGCGTCGGCACCGTCAAGTGCCGGGCCGTTCTAGCTAGGCCGAGCGGCTGTTCGTACCCGACTGGAAGGAGGCGGATCGCTAGAGGAATCCGTTGCCAGCTGCCGCCGCAGGCCAGTGCGGATGGGAGCGCGGCCACCACCTCCGGCGCAGCTGTGGTCGCCCGAGAGGCGGGGAAGGTTGCTGGTTCTGCCGAGGACGTCGGCGCGGTTACCCAGCCGACTGCGCTTCAAGAGAAGGGCGCGGAGGTTGCTGACGTTAGTGGGTCGGGTGGGAATGCGAAGTTCCGGCctggtggcggcggtggtggaggtgGGGATAGTGGTGGGGGTGGCGATGGTGGGGATGGCCACAATGAGGGGGATGATGAGTTTGGGCCGATCCTTAGCTTCGAACAGGTAGTCCAGGAGGTGGAGAAGCAAGGGGTTAGCTTGTCCAGCTTGCCAGCCGATATGATCGAGGCAGCGAAGAGCATCGGGATTCagaagctgctgctgctgagaTACTTGGACATGCAG GCCTCAGCTTGGCCCTTGGGTCCTGCCATTAGATCCTGTGGGCTTCTCCGGAATAGGATGCTGGTTGATCCTGTGTTCCTCTTCAAAATTGGGACGGAG ATAGTTATTGACACATGTTGCGCGACTTTTGCGGAGGTTCAGAAGAGGGGCGATGAGTTCTGGTCAGAGTTCGAGTTGTATGCAGCAGATATGTTGGTAGGCGTAGTTGTTAATGTTGCTTTAGTTGGCATGTTAGCACCATATGCTCGATTCCGTGGGGGGTCTGCATCAGCAGGTATTCTTGGGCGTGTTAGGCATGCTTATGATGCTCTCCCGAGCAG TGTTTTTGAAGCTGAAAGGCCAGGATACAGTTTTTCCATTCAACAACGGCTTGGATCATACCTTCTCAAG GGACTTTTATATGGTGCAGTTGGATTTTCTTGTGGTCTTGTTGGCCAAGGCATTGCAAACTTGATAATGACTGCAAAGCG GAGTGTGAAGAAGTCAGAGAATGACGTACCTGTTCCACCTCTTCTAAAAACTTCTGCTTTGTGGG GTGTGTTCCTTGGTGTCTCGTCCAACACCCGTTATCAGGTAATTAATGGTCTTGAGCGCTTGGTTGAGGCTTCGCCTCTTGGCAAGCGTGTCCCAGCTGCTTCTTTGGCATTCACTGTCAGCGTGCGCTTTGCAAATAATGTCTATGGAGGAATGCAATTTGTGGATTGGGCCAGAATGAGTggttgtca
- the LOC109739814 gene encoding protein RETICULATA-RELATED 1, chloroplastic isoform X2, whose product MSMAFSCASVRLHGRVGTVKCRAVLARPSGCSYPTGRRRIARGIRCQLPPQASADGSAATTSGAAVVAREAGKVAGSAEDVGAVTQPTALQEKGAEVADVSGSGGNAKFRPGGGGGGGGDSGGGGDGGDGHNEGDDEFGPILSFEQVVQEVEKQGVSLSSLPADMIEAAKSIGIQKLLLLRYLDMQASAWPLGPAIRSCGLLRNRMLVDPVFLFKIGTEIVIDTCCATFAEVQKRGDEFWSEFELYAADMLVGVVVNVALVGMLAPYARFRGGSASAGILGRVRHAYDALPSSVFEAERPGYSFSIQQRLGSYLLKGLLYGAVGFSCGLVGQGIANLIMTAKRSVKKSENDVPVPPLLKTSALWGHVSCSAGLRRKG is encoded by the exons ATGAGCATGGCCTTCTCGTGCGCGAGCGTTCGCCTGCACGGCCGCGTCGGCACCGTCAAGTGCCGGGCCGTTCTAGCTAGGCCGAGCGGCTGTTCGTACCCGACTGGAAGGAGGCGGATCGCTAGAGGAATCCGTTGCCAGCTGCCGCCGCAGGCCAGTGCGGATGGGAGCGCGGCCACCACCTCCGGCGCAGCTGTGGTCGCCCGAGAGGCGGGGAAGGTTGCTGGTTCTGCCGAGGACGTCGGCGCGGTTACCCAGCCGACTGCGCTTCAAGAGAAGGGCGCGGAGGTTGCTGACGTTAGTGGGTCGGGTGGGAATGCGAAGTTCCGGCctggtggcggcggtggtggaggtgGGGATAGTGGTGGGGGTGGCGATGGTGGGGATGGCCACAATGAGGGGGATGATGAGTTTGGGCCGATCCTTAGCTTCGAACAGGTAGTCCAGGAGGTGGAGAAGCAAGGGGTTAGCTTGTCCAGCTTGCCAGCCGATATGATCGAGGCAGCGAAGAGCATCGGGATTCagaagctgctgctgctgagaTACTTGGACATGCAG GCCTCAGCTTGGCCCTTGGGTCCTGCCATTAGATCCTGTGGGCTTCTCCGGAATAGGATGCTGGTTGATCCTGTGTTCCTCTTCAAAATTGGGACGGAG ATAGTTATTGACACATGTTGCGCGACTTTTGCGGAGGTTCAGAAGAGGGGCGATGAGTTCTGGTCAGAGTTCGAGTTGTATGCAGCAGATATGTTGGTAGGCGTAGTTGTTAATGTTGCTTTAGTTGGCATGTTAGCACCATATGCTCGATTCCGTGGGGGGTCTGCATCAGCAGGTATTCTTGGGCGTGTTAGGCATGCTTATGATGCTCTCCCGAGCAG TGTTTTTGAAGCTGAAAGGCCAGGATACAGTTTTTCCATTCAACAACGGCTTGGATCATACCTTCTCAAG GGACTTTTATATGGTGCAGTTGGATTTTCTTGTGGTCTTGTTGGCCAAGGCATTGCAAACTTGATAATGACTGCAAAGCG GAGTGTGAAGAAGTCAGAGAATGACGTACCTGTTCCACCTCTTCTAAAAACTTCTGCTTTGTGGG GCCATGTCTCATGTAGCGCCGGTTTGAGGAGAAAAGGCTGA
- the LOC109739816 gene encoding uncharacterized protein yields the protein MCPARSNTHARSFFLQNCQLLKDPPNPAAASASASAMRPLDEKETTMVLEKLFKFTGPNLKHLLERPSAEGPDAEPGSYCLRLHKNRVFYAFKSLVRRASPRSARPSIGKFTHGGAFHLTIHALDLLAAHACCRIWLKPDTERSFLFGNSVPKSALARITENTKSRSCLVSMSMADVPLRFEVAARGAQDCRKADTNAVVVLHQSDDDEYLRKEEELM from the exons ATGTGCCCAGCTCGCTCGAATACGCATGCACGcagtttttttttgcaaaactgccAATTATTAAAAGATCCCCcaaaccccgccgccgcctccgcatCCGCCTCCGCCATGCGTCCGCTCGACGAGAAGGAGACCACGATGGTCTTGGAGAAGCTCTTCAAGTTCACCGGCCCCAACCTGAAGCACCTCCTGGAGCGGCCCTCCGCGGAGGGCCCCGACGCGGAGCCCGGCAGCTACTGCCTCCGCCTCCACAAGAACCGCGTCTTCTATGCCTTTAAGTCGCTCGTCCGTCGCGCCTCGCCGAGGTCGGCACGCCCATCGATCGGCAAGTTCACCCATGGCGGCGCTT tccaCCTCACCATCCACGCGCTCGACCTCCTCGCCGCCCATGCGTGCTGCCGCATCTGGCTGAAGCCCGACACGGAGCGCTCGTTCCTCTTCGGCAACTCCGTGCCCAAGTCCGCGCTCGCGCGCATCACCGAGAACACCAAGTCGCGGTCAtgtctg gtatcaatgtcCATGGCCGACGTGCCGCTCAGGTTTGAGGTCGCCGCTAGGGGCGCGCAGGACTGCAGGAAGGCCGACACCAACGCCGTGGTGGTGCTCCACCAGTCCGACGACGACGAGTACCTCcgcaaggaggaggagctcaTGTGA